From one Musa acuminata AAA Group cultivar baxijiao chromosome BXJ2-6, Cavendish_Baxijiao_AAA, whole genome shotgun sequence genomic stretch:
- the LOC135614983 gene encoding uncharacterized protein LOC135614983 — MEKKQGFFSALREEVVRGLSPARSRSREKSTGSGRSPAAEAPALFAPRRRKGHGRHQSLSLPPDQAALVARSVSFRETLAPLMEGPDGGGSGDDDGAPTKEGWGRWVRGQLSRAPSVTSSSAGGASSSFRRSDLRLLLGVMGAPLAPLHVSCVDPLPHLSIKNTPIETSSAQYILQQYTAASGGLKLQRSIRNAYAMGKVRMVASEFETATKVVKNRGGSSRTAESGGFVLWQMTPDMWYVELAVGGSKVHAGSNGKVVWRHTPWLGAHAARGPVRPLRRALQGLDPLTTASMFADARCIGEKKVNGEDCFILKLCADPQTLKARSEGPAEIIRHVLFGCFSQRTGLLVHMEDSHLTRIQATAGGDAVYWETTINSFLDDYRPVEGIMIAHSGRSDVTLFRFGEAAMSHTKTRMEEVWTIEEVAFNVPGLSMDCFIPPADVRCVSIGETCELAQGERGKTTTGVAHRAKVAAVEKPQDMRDRIVWRLQV, encoded by the exons ATGGAGAAGAAGCAGGGGTTCTTCTCGGCGCTGAGGGAGGAGGTGGTGCGGGGACTGTCGCCGGCGCGGTCGCGATCTCGGGAGAAGAGCACGGGAAGCGGCCGATCTCCGGCGGCGGAGGCCCCCGCGCTGTTCGCGCCGCGACGGAGGAAGGGCCACGGGCGCCACCAGTCGCTGTCGCTGCCCCCGGACCAGGCAGCGCTGGTCGCTAGGTCCGTGAGCTTCCGGGAGACGCTCGCGCCACTCATGGAGGGCCCCGACGGCGGCGGCTCCGGAGACGACGATGGGGCACCGACGAAGGAAGGGTGGGGCCGCTGGGTGAGGGGCCAGCTCTCCCGGGCCCCGTCCGTCACCTCCTCGTCCGCCGGAGGCGCGTCCTCCTCGTTCCGCCGCTCGGACCTCCGCCTCCTGCTCGGAGTCATGGGTGCGCCGCTCGCCCCCCTTCATGTCAGCTGCGTCGACCCTCTGCCTCATCTCAGCATCAAGAACACTCCCATC GAGACCTCGTCGGCTCAGTACATATTACAGCAGTACACGGCGGCGTCGGGGGGTCTGAAGCTCCAGAGATCCATCCGCAACGCCTACGCCATGGGGAAGGTGAGAATGGTGGCGTCGGAGTTTGAGACCGCGACGAAAGTCGTAAAGAACCGTGGCGGTTCGTCGCGCACCGCGGAGTCCGGCGGCTTCGTCCTCTGGCAGATGACCCCGGACATGTGGTACGTGGAGCTCGCCGTGGGCGGCAGCAAGGTCCACGCCGGCTCCAATGGCAAGGTGGTGTGGCGCCACACCCCCTGGCTCGGCGCCCATGCCGCCAGAGGCCCCGTTCGCCCCCTCCGCCGCGCGCTCCAG GGTCTTGATCCATTGACCACGGCAAGCATGTTTGCCGACGCGCGTtgcatcggggagaagaaggttAACGGGGAGGATTGCTTCATCCTCAAGCTCTGCGCCGACCCGCAGACGCTGAAAGCCCGGAGCGAAGGCCCCGCAGAGATCATCCGGCACGTCTTGTTCGGCTGCTTCAGCCAGCGAACCGGCCTCCTCGTCCACATGGAAGATTCACACCTGACGAGAATCCAAGCCACCGCCGGAGGCGATGCAGTGTACTGGGAGACCACCATCAACTCCTTCCTCGATGACTACCGCCCGGTGGAGGGAATAATGATCGCCCATTCCGGTCGCTCCGATGTCACCCTCTTCAGGTTCGGTGAGGCGGCAATGAGCCACACCAAGACGAGGATGGAGGAGGTGTGGACGATCGAGGAAGTGGCCTTCAATGTCCCCGGCCTCTCCATGGATTGCTTCATTCCTCCTGCTGACGTGAGATGCGTCTCGATCGGCGAAACCTGTGAGCTTGCTCAAGGAGAAAGAGGGAAGACGACGACCGGAGTTGCGCACCGGGCGAAGGTGGCAGCTGTTGAGAAGCCACAAGACATGCGTGACCGGATCGTTTGGAGGCTCCAAGTGTAG
- the LOC135614984 gene encoding pentatricopeptide repeat-containing protein At5g02860-like, producing MADKLSLSLSLSLPLRVPSPPPSNSKPLFHESPSPNTPPPSSTLAPILHDLLLPPQNPALPSPALRNRRRRPPPTSSRKPRLGRSHDPNRGRPWSIDPRASLRSHRALHSLVHSTSHPPPDLDDLLRPLSPSPSPDSPLEPFLTDLLAVIEGLEFHRHSDTALAVFDWARRTLGDARLFSSGVGAGRPILPVVISILGRQDRLADAAALLQCLQDHGSSADIYTYTSLITAYARKKRYREALAVFRRLEVDGCKPTIITYNVVLNVYSNLFMPWNKVAALVDAMKSNGISPDRYTYNTLISCCRRGSLYEEATEIFREMKAMGFAPDNVTYNTLLDVYGKSRRHAEALGVLHDMEAAGFSPSIVTYNSLISSYAKDGILNEAMDLKEQMEVKGIKPDVFTYTTLISGFEKAGRDELAVRIYEEMESKRCKPNLCTFNALIKMHGNRGRFTEMMTIFEEIRSIGFKPDIVTWNSLLAVFGQNGMDSEVSGVFKEMKKAGFVPERDTYNTLISAYSRCGSFDQAMEVYKRMLAAGIGPDLSTYNAVLAALARGGLWLPAEKILAEMKDGRCKPNELTYCSLLHAYANGKELDRLHALSEDIYSRTIVPHNMLLKTLVLVNSKSDLLAETERAFMELRKRGCSPDITTLNAMVSVYGRRQMVAKVDEILKFMRARGFTPSLTTFNSLINMYSRLGDFERCEKILNEIKLKGGRPDLYSYNTVIYAYGRKGRMKDASRIFSGLQASGLRPDIVTYNTFVASYVTNSMFVEAIDVVRYMIKSGCRPNENTYNSIVDGYCKQGRKDEAIAFISNLQQLDRGIPKDEQERLSERLAKSTL from the coding sequence ATGGCGGATAAGctatccctctccctctccctctccctccctctccGCGTTCCCTCCCCTCCTCCCTCCAATTCAAAGCCGCTCTTCCATGAATCCCCGTCCCCTAACACCCCTCCGCCTTCTTCCACTCTCGCCCCAATCCTCCACGACCTCCTCCTACCCCCCCAAAACCCCGCTCTTCCGTCCCCCGCCCTCCgcaaccgccgccgccgccccccgCCCACCTCCTCCCGCAAGCCTCGCCTCGGTAGGTCCCACGATCCCAACCGTGGCCGCCCGTGGTCCATCGACCCCCGCGCCTCCCTCCGCAGCCACCGCGCCCTCCACTCCCTCGTCCACTCCACGTCCCACCCGCCCCCCGACCTCGACGACCTCCTCCGCCccctctccccctccccctcccccgatTCCCCCCTCGAACCATTCCTCACCGACCTCCTCGCCGTCATCGAGGGCCTCGAGTTCCACCGCCACTCCGACACTGCCCTCGCCGTCTTCGACTGGGCCCGCCGCACCCTCGGCGACGCCCGCCTCTTCTCCTCCGGCGTCGGCGCTGGTCGACCCATCCTCCCGGTTGTCATCAGCATCCTCGGCCGCCAGGACCGCCTCGCCGATGCCGCTGCCCTGCTCCAGTGCCTTCAGGACCACGGCTCCTCCGCCGACATCTATACCTACACCTCGCTCATCACCGCCTATGCCCGCAAGAAACGGTACCGGGAGGCGCTCGCCGTGTTCCGCCGGCTGGAGGTCGATGGTTGCAAGCCGACCATCATCACCTACAATGTTGTCCTCAACGTGTACAGCAACCTGTTCATGCCGTGGAACAAGGTGGCCGCCCTTGTCGATGCCATGAAGAGCAATGGAATTTCACCGGACAGGTACACCTATAACACCCTCATTAGCTGCTGCCGCCGTGGGTCACTCTACGAGGAGGCTACCGAGATCTTTAGAGAGATGAAAGCTATGGGCTTTGCGCCCGATAATGTCACCTACAACACGCTCCTTGACGTCTATGGGAAGTCCCGGAGGCATGCAGAGGCGTTGGGCGTTCTTCATGATATGGAAGCGGCTGGATTTTCCCCCAGCATTGTCACGTATAACTCTTTGATCTCTTCGTACGCCAAAGATGGGATCTTGAATGAGGCAATGGATCTCAAGGAGCAGATGGAGGTGAAGGGGATCAAGCCGGATGTTTTCACATACACCACTCTTATTTCCGGGTTTGAGAAGGCTGGGAGGGATGAACTTGCTGTGAGGATCTATGAGGAGATGGAGAGCAAGCGGTGCAAGCCAAACTTGTGCACCTtcaatgctttgatcaagatgcaTGGGAATCGGGGAAGATTCACAGAGATGATGACGATCTTTGAGGAGATCAGGTCCATTGGTTTCAAGCCAGACATTGTAACTTGGAACTCGCTGTTGGCTGTGTTTGGACAAAATGGAATGGATTCAGAGGTCTCAGGAGTGTTCAAGGAGATGAAGAAGGCAGGTTTTGTGCCTGAGAGGGACACATATAATACCTTGATCAGTGCTTACAGTCGGTGTGGCTCATTTGACCAAGCTATGGAGGTTTACAAGAGGATGCTTGCTGCTGGCATTGGACCTGATCTTTCCACTTACAATGCTGTGCTAGCTGCACTTGCTCGCGGGGGGCTTTGGCTACCAGCGGAGAAGATACTTGCGGAGATGAAGGATGGGCGTTGCAAGCCTAATGAGCTTACATATTGTTCATTGCTCCACGCATATGCCAATGGGAAAGAGTTAGATCGGTTGCATGCATTATCTGAAGACATATATTCAAGGACTATCGTGCCACACAACATGCTTCTGAAAACACTGGTATTGGTCAACAGCAAGAGTGATCTTCTAGCTGAAACAGAACGAGCTTTCATGGAGCTGAGGAAGAGAGGTTGTTCCCCTGATATCACTACTTTGAATGCAATGGTCTCAGTCTATGGAAGAAGGCAAATGGTTGCAAAAGTGGATGAGATCCTCAAATTCATGAGAGCCAGGGGCTTTACTCCTAGTTTGACAACATTCAATAGTTTAATTAACATGTATAGCCGGCTGGGAGACTTTGAAAGATGTGAAAAGATTCTTAATGAAATCAAGTTGAAAGGTGGGAGGCCTGACCTTTACTCATATAACACTGTCATCTATGCCTATGGCAGGAAGGGCCGCATGAAAGATGCCTCAAGGATATTCTCAGGACTGCAGGCTTCTGGTCTTAGGCCTGATATTGTAACATATaatacttttgttgcaagttatgTGACCAATTCAATGTTTGTAGAGGCTATTGATGTAGTTCGCTACATGATCAAAAGTGGCTGCAGGCCAAATGAGAATACCTACAACTCTATAGTAGATGGGTACTGCAAACAGGGGCGGAAGGATGAAGCAATTGCTTTTATATCGAACCTTCAGCAACTAGATCGTGGAATTCCTAAGGATGAGCAAGAAAGGCTATCAGAACGACTAGCGAAAAGTACTTTGTAG
- the LOC103988013 gene encoding leucine-rich repeat protein 2 has translation MGDCTTRPTLTHAKPNPTPTTMACLSLPSFRAPSFLTADFRHPFSLPPPSLMDGVSPLKLPLQSPLPSPLLVLPHYPRMASLPVLLPCLLLLLAASPALSTNPEGEALHAWRTRLTDPTNVLQSWDPTLVNPCTWFHVTCDSQNRVIRLDLGNSNISGSIGPELGGLERLQYLELYRNNFQGKIPAELGNLKSLISMDLYGNQLQGEIPKSFAKLKSLRFLRLNNNRLSGSIPRELVFLSNLKVLDLSNNDLCGTIPIDGPFANFPLQSFDNNSRLNGPELQGLVPYDIGC, from the exons ATGGGTGATTGCACCACCCGACCGACCCTCACACACGCAAAACCAAACCCCACGCCCACGACGATGGCGTGCCTTTCTCTCCCTTCCTTCCGTGCGCCTTCCTTTTTGACCGCTGACTTCCGACACCCTTTCTCCCTCCCTCCCCCTTCATTGATGGATGGTGTCTCCCCCTTGAAACTTCCATTACAGAGTCCTCTCCCCTCTCCCCTCCTCGTTCTCCCCCATTATCCTCGAATGGCTTCTCTTCCGGTGCTGCTTCCCTGCCTCCTCCTGCTCCTCGCCGCTTCTCCGGCCTTGTCCACCAACCCCGAAG GGGAAGCGTTGCACGCATGGAGGACGCGGCTGACGGATCCCACCAACGTGCTGCAGAGCTGGGATCCCACCCTCGTCAACCCCTGCACCTGGTTCCATGTCACCTGCGACTCCCAGAACCGTGTTATCCGCCT GGACCTGGGGAACTCCAACATTTCCGGCTCTATTGGCCCCGAGCTTGGCGGCCTCGAGCGCCTCCAGTACCT GGAGCTCTACCGGAACAACTTCCAAGGCAAGATCCCGGCGGAGCTGGGCAACTTGAAGAGCCTCATCAGCATGGACTTATACGGGAACCAGCTGCAGGGAGAGATCCCCAAGTCCTTCGCCAAGTTGAAGTCACTTAGATTCTT GCGGCTAAACAACAACAGGCTTTCCGGATCCATTCCCAGAGAGCTTGTCTTCCTCTCAAATCTCAAAGTCCT GGACCTCTCAAACAATGATCTTTGTGGAACCATTCCGATCGATGGGCCATTCGCCAACTTCCCCCTTCAGAG CTTTGACAACAACAGCAGACTCAATGGACCTGAGCTGCAAGGCCTGGTCCCATACGATATCGGCTGTTGA